The sequence ATCCTAAGTGCAATCGATTCTGTCCCTGGGCACCTATGTGATTGCTATTTTCGCGGCGATTTTTCTCTTCTATACCCATAGCTTTCTGATCAAACGGCGCAAAAAGGAATTTGGCCTTTTTAATATCCTGGGCATGGAGAAGAAGCATATCGCCAGAGTATTGGTGTTCGATACCCTGTATGTGGCGGTGATCAGCCTGGGGGCAGGCCTACTGAGCGGGATACTTCTCTCCAAGCTGATCTTCATGGTCCTGCTGAAAACCCTCAACTTTGAGGTGCCACTGGGCTTAGAAATAGCTAAGTGTTTATTAGTTTATGATCATATAGACAAGAATATATAATGTGGAATTTCCTTTCGGTGTAGATTCTGGTAGTTCCATTTCAACATTTCAAGGTACCGTGGTATATGCAATATGACTATAAGATATATTGCTCTATCAGGGTGACAAGGCAAGTGGAGACCATAAGCCTGTTGCAACACCAGAATGCCTGATGTAAGCGGGTTCACGGGATTGTAGTTGAAACATGCTTTGACGTGAAAGGATGATGCTTTCACGTCTTTCTTTTGCAAAATATTACAGCCGGTTTATCCTATAGTAAGAACTAACCAGCTATTACTTGCTCCTGGCATGGGTGTTTTATAACGGGTACAAGTTACTTTTATACGGGCAAATTACAGTATCAACTTACGGATAATCATCACTGCTTCTTTGTTTTAGCAATAAATCATACTCCCAAGGTAAAAAAGTATTACGATATGAACAGGATAAAATATATAGAAAAAGTATTTTATCTTTATCCCTCTTTTCTTATTATAGGCAAGCATAAAGGGTAAAGCCATGATCATCATCCATTGGTAATTTTGGAAAAACATTGACCCTCCCACAGCCATGGGGCTTATGCCAACGATCGTGTC comes from Desulfosporosinus meridiei DSM 13257 and encodes:
- a CDS encoding FtsX-like permease family protein: MQSILSLGTYVIAIFAAIFLFYTHSFLIKRRKKEFGLFNILGMEKKHIARVLVFDTLYVAVISLGAGLLSGILLSKLIFMVLLKTLNFEVPLGLEIAKCLLVYDHIDKNI